GGGCATTAGCACGTCGAAGGTGGCGCCGGGTGGGTCGCAGTTCTGGGGCGGCCGGGCGGCCACGCGAACGGCGAGCGGCCTGTCACATCCGATGGTGATCTGGTCGTGTTCGGCACGCACCTGCAGGCGCTGTCCGCGAAAACGCAAGCGCATGGACAGGGCTGACCACGCGCCGGGCAGGTGCGGTTCGAGCGCGAGAACCTCTCCTTGTGCCTCGAGTCCGAGGAAACCGTAGGCAAGCGCCTGCCAGACACCGCCCATGGTGGCCAGGTGCAGCCCGCTGGCGGTGGTGCCGGTCAGGTCGTCCAGGTCGAGGCGGGCGGCCAAGCGGAACAGTTCCAGCGCCCGGTCGAGTTGGCCGGCTCGCGCGAGCAGCGCCGCAGAGATGGCGGGAGAGAGCGAGCTGCCGTGCGCTGTGCGAGGCTCGTAGAAAGCCAGGCAGGCGCCAAGGGAGCCGTCTACTACCTCGGTTGGCAAGAGGTGGTGGAGCATGAGGACGTCTGCTTGCTTGATGAGCTGGGAGCCTCTCACCCGCTCCGCCCCCAGCAGCACGTCGATCGCCACCGGCGGCTGGGCGACCTGGGATACCAGCAGCGGCTCCAGCTCGAAGTATCCGGCGAACTGCTCATAGATTCCGAGGTCAGGATTCCACCCGTCGACGAGTCGTTCTGCCAAGTCCCGCCAACGCGCTGCCTCCGTACTGGCCGAGTTGCGCCTCGAGACGGCGAGCAGTTCGGCGCCTCGGCGCAGGTTCCAACGGGCCATCACATTGGTGTAGGCGTTGTCGTCTACCACCTCGTGGTATTCGTCGGGCCCCATCACCCCGTAGAGATGTCCGCGTCCTCCGGGATCGAGACGGATCCGGCTCGCCCAATAGCGAGCGGCTTCCACCACCAGGTCGCGGCCGGGCCTCCCAGCGAGAAACGCAGTATCGCCGGTCCAGGTCGCGTAGCGGTCTGCCGCCCAAGCCACGTCGGCAACTATGTGCTCCTCATGGGTACCAGTCGCGATAGGGATCGGCTCACCGTGGCGTCCCTGGACCACCCTCGGGGTGACGTCACTGCCGTCGGCTGCGGACTCCCAGGGGAAGCGGGCGCCGTCGAACCCCCTCGCTTCGGCGATAGCGCGCGCGGCGGGGAGCCGGCGGATCCGATACTCGAGCATCGCCCGTGCCGCCTGCGGGCTGATGGCCGCCAGTGCTGGCAGGACGAACACATCGGCGTCCCAAAAGACGTGCCCGTTGTAAGCCTCCCCGGTCAGGCCCCGAGCCCCAACTGCGGCGTCGCCGGTGTCGGAGGCTGCGCAGAGCAGATGAAAGACTGAATACCTGGCGGCCAGCTCGTCAGCCAGTGCGTCCGGGCCGCCCTCGATCCCCACCGCGGCGTCGGCCCACCGAGCCGCCCAGGCGTGGCGGTGCTCGCTTAGCAGGGCGTCGAACCCCAAGGCATCCAACCTCGCCAGCCGTTGTTGGGCTTCCTCTGCGGTCGCCCCCGAGGTGGTGCCCGCTGCCCACGCCGCCAAGCGTTCAACGACCCGCTTCTCGGAACCGGTTGTCACCAAGTCACGGGCGGCCACAGCGATCTCGCTGTCCCCGTTGCTGGTGCGACCGACCCAGATCCCGTCGTTCACCTCGTGCTCGAACCTCTCCTGGAGGGGTGGGCGCAGCAGGTCGCCTTCGTCCAGCCGGTCTGGGGGTCCTTCCGCACGGAACGCGAGGGCGTCGGGCGAGGCGGCGGACACGAAACGAACCGACCGGAGTGTCCGGTTGCCCTCACCGAAGCGCGCCAGGACACCGGTTCGCAGGTCGAGCACGCGGCGGTCACCCTGATGGCGGTGCCCGCCGGCGACACTCAGGCCGATCCAGTCGGGTCCCGCGAGCAGGTGCCCGTCGGTCGCGTAGACACCAGCGACGGCGAAGAGCGGAGTCGTGCCTGGCCCGTCTTCCTCTCTGGACGCTCGGGTTCCAGCCCAGCCGTTGCTCAGGGCACCCAAGGACTCCGCGACCCGCTCCTTGACCCGAGCCGATGGGAGCGGGACCACCCAGCGCGGATCGGTGTCTATCTGGGGCGCCCGGTGCCTGGCCCGGCGCTCGAGTTGCGCGTCGAGTTGGGTGGCGAAACGACCGGGACCTCCACCGAGGTATGCCACCGGGGGTGGCACACCGCCTGGCTCGACACCGACCGACATTGCCGGCGCTCGCTCCAGGTCGCATACGAGCATGAGCGCGTCACTGCCCGGCACGCCTCCGATCGTGCCGAACTCGTCACCGGCTATGAGCACCAGCTGTCCGGTGATCCCCCGCTCTTTCAGCCAGGCCGCTGCAAAGCGTGCCGAGTCGGACTTGTCGGTCAGTCCGATCTCGACATGCTTTACGTCGCTGGTGATCCGTGGCAAGGCGAGCCCTGCCGTGCGAGCCGCGTCGGCCGCCAGGGCTATCACGTCGGCCAGATCTCCGATATCTGCCTCAGCCAGCCGGGACTTCACTGCCTCGTAGAGAGCGGCAATATCCGCCTTCTTGGGGTCCGCCCACTCTGCAATCGGGATCAGGTCGATCTTGCGCCGGTTCAGCCGGCTCGACACCACGGTCGCCTCCAGACCCCGGGCTTGGAGAACCTTGATGGTTCGCTCGGCGGCTTGGTCCAGGGCCACGTCCTCCTCCGCGGCCACAGCGCGCCGGTAGACGAGGGACGGCCCGGATCCGGTGACCTCGAAAACCTCGCTTCCCCGGTTGCAGCACAACTGCAAGCGCCCGGGGCCCGATGGCCGAGCCCGGAGCTGGCCGTCGACGTTGGCCACATGGGTTCCGCTGACGACAAAGATGTGCACCCCTGCCGCGCACAGCGATTCCACCCGGCGGCGCACCTCGCTGGCATCAGCCTGGCGGTCGGGTACCGCTGTGCCGTCCCAGTCGAAGATCAGCGCGTCGAAGGTCTCGTCCAGGCGACTGGGAACGTTCATCGGAGCACATCCTCCTAGCCGGCGACTCGAGCCCGGTAGGGGCGATGGTCACCGTGTATTTCGGGACGTTCGTCCCTTCCCGCCC
This portion of the Acidimicrobiales bacterium genome encodes:
- a CDS encoding glycosyl hydrolase family 65 protein is translated as MNVPSRLDETFDALIFDWDGTAVPDRQADASEVRRRVESLCAAGVHIFVVSGTHVANVDGQLRARPSGPGRLQLCCNRGSEVFEVTGSGPSLVYRRAVAAEEDVALDQAAERTIKVLQARGLEATVVSSRLNRRKIDLIPIAEWADPKKADIAALYEAVKSRLAEADIGDLADVIALAADAARTAGLALPRITSDVKHVEIGLTDKSDSARFAAAWLKERGITGQLVLIAGDEFGTIGGVPGSDALMLVCDLERAPAMSVGVEPGGVPPPVAYLGGGPGRFATQLDAQLERRARHRAPQIDTDPRWVVPLPSARVKERVAESLGALSNGWAGTRASREEDGPGTTPLFAVAGVYATDGHLLAGPDWIGLSVAGGHRHQGDRRVLDLRTGVLARFGEGNRTLRSVRFVSAASPDALAFRAEGPPDRLDEGDLLRPPLQERFEHEVNDGIWVGRTSNGDSEIAVAARDLVTTGSEKRVVERLAAWAAGTTSGATAEEAQQRLARLDALGFDALLSEHRHAWAARWADAAVGIEGGPDALADELAARYSVFHLLCAASDTGDAAVGARGLTGEAYNGHVFWDADVFVLPALAAISPQAARAMLEYRIRRLPAARAIAEARGFDGARFPWESAADGSDVTPRVVQGRHGEPIPIATGTHEEHIVADVAWAADRYATWTGDTAFLAGRPGRDLVVEAARYWASRIRLDPGGRGHLYGVMGPDEYHEVVDDNAYTNVMARWNLRRGAELLAVSRRNSASTEAARWRDLAERLVDGWNPDLGIYEQFAGYFELEPLLVSQVAQPPVAIDVLLGAERVRGSQLIKQADVLMLHHLLPTEVVDGSLGACLAFYEPRTAHGSSLSPAISAALLARAGQLDRALELFRLAARLDLDDLTGTTASGLHLATMGGVWQALAYGFLGLEAQGEVLALEPHLPGAWSALSMRLRFRGQRLQVRAEHDQITIGCDRPLAVRVAARPPQNCDPPGATFDVLMPQATYGRRP